CCGGACTTCGACAGCGTCTACCGCGACAACCGCGAGCGCGCCGAGGCGCTGCTGGTCACCGTGGACGTGCTCGTCTTCGTCGTCAGCCGGCAGACGTACCAGAACGCCGCCCTGGTGGACTTCCTGCGCACGGCGGTGGGCCACGGGCACCCCTACCTCCTCGTCTACAACGAGGCCACCCGCGAGGAGACGGCCCGGGGCCACCTGGAGAAGCTGGCCGCGGACGTGGGCCACCCCGCCCTGGCGCGCTACCTCGCGCCCCACCAGCCCGAGGTGGAGGCCGGCGAGAAGCCACTCGCGACGCACCCGCTCGACGGGGGCCCCTCGCTGTCCGCGCTCCTGGGAAAGCCCGAGCACACCCGCGCCCTCAAGGCCCGTGCCCTGGAGGCCTCGCTCCGGGACGCACGCGCGGACATGGAACGGCTGGCCGAGGCCTCCACCCGGGCCGCGCGGGAGCCCGAACGGTTGCGGCGGCGGCTGCGCCACGAGCTGCTGGGGGTGGGCCGGGCCGCGGCGCTCAAGGCGGTGCCCGCGGATGTGCTGGTGGAGGCCTTCCGCGACGAGCTCGACGCGCGCAGCGCCTTCCACCGCTACGTACGCCTGCCCTTCCGGGGCCTGGCCACGGCCCTCACGTTCCTCTCGCGCCAGGTGCGCCGCTCGTTCACCGGCCCCGAGCCCACCACCGCCCCGGTGGCGCAGGCGACCGAGGACACCCTGCGCGATGGCGTGCGCCGGCTGGTGGAGGGCCTCGCCCCGGAGGTGGCCGCCTGGAGGGGAGAGGCCGCCACGCGCGAGCTGCTCGCCCAGACCCTTGGCCCCGCGACCCTCGCGCGCCTGGACGAGCCGCTGGACGTCGAGGGACTCCAGTCCCGACCCGAGGAGCGCGAGGGCCTTTACGGCTTCTGCCGTGGGCTGGTGGCCCAGGAACTCCACGGCGGCGCGCGTGAGGAGATGCTGCAGACGCTCGCCACGCTCGTCTACTCGGTGCCTTCGGGAGCCGCCGCCGCGGTGACGGTGGCCACGGGGGGCCTCGGCCACGATGCGGTCATCTGGGCCGGCACGCTCCTGTCAACCCCCCTTCTGGAGCGTTTCGTGGATTTGCTGGGCGCGGACCTGCGCGAACGCGTCACCCAGCGCTGGGCCGACTCCCATGGCGCCCTCCTCGCCCAGGCCCTGGAACAACGCTTCTTCGCACCGCTCCTGGGCGCCCTGGACACCCAGGTGGCCGGGTGGGAACGCACCGCGACAACCCTGTCCGAGACAACCTCGCGAATCTCGTTCACAAGAGGAGTCGTGTCAGACCCCTCCCGCATGATGTAGTTCACCGCGACACGCGGAACACGAGGTGAGTGGGATTTCGTCGTACATGGGTTCAAATCTGGCTCGGTGCGGAGTAGGAATGCGGGTTGGGAACAGCGAAGTGGGGATGGGCGAGGGGGTTCGGGGTGACTTCGGAGATAGGGTCGAGGAAATGACCTTTGCAGTCCTGTTCCAACAACCTGATACGTCGTATTCCGCCGTGCCTACACTGTAGGGTGGGTTCAGGTATGGATAAGAAATTGGCGAAGACGATTGGGGAGGCCGCGCGTTCGGCCCGTCTGCGTGCGCAACTCACCCAGGCGGATGTAGCGGAGATGGTGGACCTGGTGACGGAGGTGTACGGACGCATCGAGCGCGGCGGCATGGTGCCGAGCGTGCCGACCTTGTTGAGGCTGTGCCGGGCGCTGCGGATCTCCGCGGACGAGTTGCTGGGGCTATCGGGTCCCGACGGAGCGCTCAAGCTGAGCGAGCCGCCCAACGAGCAGGGCGAGAAGCCCGAGGTGCGGGCGGTGCTGAGGGTGTTGCGCCAGCTGGACTCCGGGCAGATCAAGCTGCTGGGACGGCTCGCGGTGGCACTCAAGAAGGAGTAGAGCGTCCACGAGTGAGAGGTGGGATCGTATGCCCGGTAGGCGTCCGTGCCCCCTTCTACAGTGTAGCCCGGGGCATTGCTTGACCGGGGAGGTTGGCCGGGGAATTCTGCGCCCCGTGCCCGTGGACCTCATTCGAAGAATGGCCGCCCTGATGGTGGTGCTGCTGGTGGCGGTGGGCGTCGAGGCCCACGCCGAGCAGCTCCCCACGGTGGTCATCGACCCCTACCCTCTTGCCCCGCCACCGTCTCAGCCGGGAACGGGCTTGTGCACTGCGTCACGGGTGTCGACGAATCCGGCCGCGGACTTCCCCACGAGTAATGCCGGCTTCAACTTCGGGGTGAACACCTTCCTGGACACCCCGCCGGACGCATCCAATCCGAACGCGCGTGTCAGCTCGGTCCTGCGGACGTTGTTCGATCTGTCGAACAACAACGACACCGGGTTGAAGCTGAGCTACGGCGACTTCGAGAACGCCGCCCCCGGGTGCCGCAGCGGTGGCTGTGACTTCATCGCCAACGACACCTCCACCGCGTTCGCGACCCGGCTTCGCGGCTACTTCCACGTCACCTCGGACATGGTGGGCCTGCCGGTTCACTTCGGTTTCTACGCCGACGACGCGGTCGCCTTCACCATCTACGACAAGAGATCCCGCGCCTATCCGGTCATCAATCGGCCCCCTGTGCTCGGAGCAGCTACCTGGCGCACTACCAACAGCGTGACCTTCCTGAAGGAAGGCCTCTACGCCGTGGAGATCCTCTACACGGAGGTCACGGAACACGCCGCGTTGGAGATGTCGGTGTTCGTGGGAACCTTCTCCGACTTCGAGCGAAAGGCGAATGAACCCCCCATCGTCAAACTGAAGGACGCGGGCTTTGCCCTGGTCTCGCCCGTCTCGCTCTATCAGACGGAGACCGGACGCCCGTCGTATCCGGACCTGGGTTACTGCCAGCAGTGCAATCGCCAGTTCGCGAACACCTCGGGCAACAACGGCTGTGACCCCAGCTACTACTGCAACGGAGCGGCCCTCTGCGCCCCTTGTGACTCGGCCTTCTACTGTGGCCCGAGCTGCTCTCCGTGTGGCGGCAACACGCCCAATTGCGTCAATCGCAACGGGACCTTCACCTGCGTCCAGTGCACGGAGGACTCGCAGTGCCCCGGGGGCCGCTGTGACCCGATCACCAACCAGTGCGGTGGCTGCAACACCGACGCGCAGTGCCCCGGTGGCCAGCACTGTGACACCGAGCAGCACGAGTGCCGCGAGTGCATCACCGACGAGCACTGCGGCCGCGGCCAGTCCTGCACCAACAACACCTGCCAGTCCTGCTCCACCAACGACAGCTGCGCGGGCACCTCCTGCAACTGCTGCCCGCAGGGCCTCCAGTGCGCCTCTCCCTCCCCGGGTGCGCCCCCCTCCTGCGTCGAGTGCACCAACGACACCCAGTGCTCCGATGGCAAGCGCTGCGACATCGCCAATGGCCGCTGCGTCGCGCAGGTCGCCGAGTGCAACACCTCGGAGCGCTGCGGCTCCCAGTGCGCCAAGTGCCCCACGGATCGCCCCTACTGCCTGGACGGACAGGTCTGCGTCACCTGCCGCACCGACCTCGAGTGCGGTGACGGCAAGTTCTGCCTCAGCGGAGAGTGCGCTTCCTGCACCACCAACAACCGCTGTGGCTCGCGCTGCGAGGCCTGCCCCGCCGAAAGCCCCATCTGCCTCACCGACGGCACCCCCACCGGCAGCTCGTGCGTCGGCTGCACCGAGGACTCCCACTGCGGCCCCGGCGGCACCTGCGACCCCGTGTCGCGCACCTGCTCCACTCCCACGTGCTCGGTGACCTGCGCCGAGGGCGCCCTCTGCAACGGCGACTCCTGCGTCGAGTGCTTCGTCGACGCCCACTGCCCCTGCGGCGGCACCTGCGACACCGCCACCAACCAGTGCACCAGCTCCTGCAAGACCAGCAACGACTGCCTCGGGGTCGAGTACTGCTCGGCCGTCACCCTCGAGTGTGAGCGCGGCCGGCGCAAGCCTGGCACCGAGACCCAGGGCGGCGCTCCCTGCTGCGGCGCCACCGGTGAAACGCCTCCCAGTGGCCTCGCCCTGCTGCTCCTCGCGGCCGCCTTCCTCCTGCGGCGCTCCCGGGGAGTCGCATGAGCCGTCTGGCGCCCCTCCTGCTCGTCCTCCTGCTCACCCGCGCCGCCTCGGCCCAGGACGTTCGCTTCGACGTCCAGGCCTTCCGCCCCTCGGGAGCACCCCAGGACCTGGTCGGCGTCGGCCAATCCCGGCCCCTGTCCCACCTCTCCGTCTCCGGCGGCGCCTACCTCAACTTCATGTTGGATCCGCTGGTGCTCGTCGCCGCGGGCACCAACGCCAGGTCCGTCAGCCTCGTGGGCAACCGCCTCCAACTGGATGTCATGGCCTCCGTGGGCCTGTACAACTGGGTCGAGGTCGGCGTGGACATGCCCCTCGTCCTCTTCCAGGGCTCGGACAACCTGGAGGCCATCGGCACCGAGGGCTTCATCCAGTCCTTCACCCCCGCGGACCTGCGCCTCACCGCCAAGGCCGCCATCCCCGGTCTGCGCCGCTCCGCCGAGGGCAACGGCTTCGGCGGCGCCCTCACCCTCGGGATGAGCCTGCCCACCGGCCTGCAGGACGCGTTCGCCAGTGATGGCTCCGTCACCTGGTCTCCCGGGCTGGTGACGGACTACCGCTTCGAGTCGGGCGTCCTCCTGGCCTTCAACGCCGGGTTCTGGCTACGGCCCACCCGCCAGTTCATCAACACCCTCTGGGGCAACTCCCTCACCTTCGGACTCGGCGCCGAGGTGCCCATCCTGCGCGCCAATGGCATCACCGCCATGGGCATGCTCACCGGCAGCACCCCCCTGGAGAAGCTGCTCAACCAGCCGCAGGCCCTGCCCACCGAGTTCCTCGTCGGCCTGCGCTGGTACACGGGCCTCGGCCTCACCTTCACCGTCGGCGGAGGCGGCGGCTGCGGCTGCTCGCCCACCTCCCCCACCCTGCGCCTCTTCACCTCCATCATCTGGGTGCCCGCGAAGACCCGGGAGTGGGAGGCCATCCAGCGCTTCAAGGAGCCCCCGGAGCCGCCCCTTCCTCCGCCTCCTCCCGTGGATCCCGACGGCGACTCCGTCATCGGCGAGGGCGATCGCTGCCCCAACGCCCCCGGCCCCGTGGAGAACGGCGGCTGCCCCGACACCGACCGCGATGGCGACAGCGTGGTGGACCGGCTCGACCCCTGCCCCGTGCTCGCCGCGGGCCCGCGGGGCCGCAACGGCTGCCCGCTCGCTCGCATCGAGGGCAACAAGATCGTCATCCTCGACCAGGTCCACTTCGCCACCGACCAGGACGTCATCCTCCCCGAGTCCTTCCCCATCCTCGAGGAGGTGGCCCAGGAGCTGCTCGCGCACGAGGAAATCCAGCGCGTGCTCGTCGAGGCCCACACCGACGCCCGCGCCAACGACGCCTACAACTTCGACCTGTCGCGCCGCCGCTCCGTGAGCGTGCAGAACTTCCTGCTCGACAGCGGCATCGCCGTGGAGCGGCTGTGCTCGGCGGGCTTCGGCCGCAGCCGCCCCCTCACCGCCAATGACTCCGAGGCCAACATGGCCCTCAACCGCCGGGTGGAATTCACCATCCTCCCACCCGCGGAGGGAGCCCTCCCGCCCTGTCCGCCGGATCCCGCCGCGGGCTGGCAGGTGCCCCCGACGAAGAAGGGCGGCAAGCGCTCCGCGCCCGCGGGCTCGCGTTGAGGGGAGAGGGCGCAGGCCCCTCGGAGCCCGGGGCCCCCCGTCGGTGACGAGGGGCTCCACGCACGGGCCACTGCGAGGAAGCGGGGAAGGAAAGCTCGAGGGAAGCTGAACTCCCCGGGCACTCCGCCCGGAACGATATGCCCCGGGGCGGGCACCTCACGGGGAGACGACTAGCGGCTGGCCGTCTTGACCTCGAAGACGACCTCGGCCGCGGCCTTGCGCCGGCCGGCGGTGGCCGTCACCACCGTGCGCCCGGGCCCCACCGCCGTCACCTGCCCCGTGGGGGACACCGTCGCCACCGACCAGTCCGAGCTGTACCAGGTGACGGGCACGTCGCTCAGGGCGATGCTCCGGTTGTTGAACGTCCGGGCGCGCAACTGCTGCGTCTGCCCGGGCTTGGCGAAGATGACGTGGGTGGGCTCCACCTCCATGCGCGCGAAGTCCGAGCGCACCACCTGCACCGGCAGGCGGCGGCTGAGCGGCGGCACCGTCACGGTGATGGTGACCTGGCCCGGGGACACGCCGATGAGCCGCCCGTTCTCCACCCGCGCCACCGTCTCGTCACTCGACTCCCATTGGGGCGGCACGTCCACCAGGGGCTTGCCCAGCTCGTTCTTCACCACGGCGGAGATGGCGATGGAGTTGCCCGCCGTGAGGAAGTCCGCCCCCGCCACCCGGATGTCGAGCTGGCTGGGAATGGACACCTGCACCTCCACCGAGGCGCGCACCTTGCCGGCCGCCGCGGCGATGGTCGCCCGTCCGGACTTGCGCGCCACCACCACCCCATCCACCACCGAGGCCACATCCGGCGCCGAGCTCACCCAGCGCAGGTCCGCGTCCTCCACCGGATTGCCCGCCGCATCGAGCGCGATGGCCTCGAGCACGACGGACTCGCCCTGCTTGTGGAGCGGGCGGCTCTCCGGCATGGCGAGGGACAGGGTCGCCGGAGCGGAGCGGCAGCCCCCCAACACGAGGGAAGACAGCAAGAGCAGGGAGCGAGCGGACATCGAGCGATTCACGGGGGCAGGGGGGCGGACGGGCGTCAAGACGACGTGTCGAACGGCGGCGAAAGGGATTGTATTTCGTTACGCCCATCACGCCATTCTTTGCAAGCCCTCCCCCCTCACTCCGCCCTCCCGTCCGAGCCTTCCTTCATGCGCAGAGGAAAGTTCCGCGGTTCACGCCTCCGCGGCCCACGCCAGGCGGTAGGTGGCCCCGGGTGGAGCCAGGCTCACCGGAGGCAGGTAGAGCCCCGTCCGCTCCCGCGTCCACCACGCGCCCGTGCGCCGCCGGGTCTCCCGGTCCGTCATCCGGTAATCGTAGAGCACCGCTCGAATGAAGCGCGGGCGCTGTCCCGGGAAGGGATTGCCCGCGAAGAGCCCCTCCACCTCGGGGGAACCCTCCAGAAGTCTCACTATCAGTGCGAGCAACCAGGCAGGCGGTGAACCCAGCGCCGCGAACCACATCTGCCAATCCAGGCGGGGCTGATGCGGCGCCACCCACCGGGGCGCCTCGTCCAGCGAGCCTACCTTGTAGCGGAAGGGGTACTCGCGCCACGTCCGCCCATCCTCGGAGCCCTCGAGGGAGATCTCCGGCCGCCGCACCGTCATCACCGCGAAGAGCCCATACCCATTCACCGCGCGCAGGGGACGCGCCCGCTGCTCCAGCCACGCGAGCCAGTCCGGCACCCGGCGCGGGCGGTCGAAGCGGCCCAGCAGTTCCAGCGCGCCCAGGGCGAGCGGCGGCGCCACGGACAGCGCGGCCACTGCCGTCCGCCAGAGGGCCCGCGGCCGGGCGGGCGGGGGCACGGGCAGCACCCGCCCCAGGGCCGCGTCGTCCAGCAGCCACAGGCCCAGGGCCAGCGACTGCGCGTTGAAGAAGCCGTAGTTGCCCGTCACCAGGATGACGCCCTGCAACCCCGACAGGAACCAGAAGGCCAGCAACCGCAGCGGCCTCGGGGCGAAGACGAGGAAGGGAAACACCGTCTCCAGCGCCAGCACGGACAGGGTGGAATAGCGCTGGACCCGGCGGGGAAGCTGGTGCGCGGCCCACCCGGCCCGCGTGGGCAGCGGAGCCGTCTCGTAATAGACGTCGCACGCGGTGAGCTCCCGCCACGTCCGGTCGCCCGACTGCAACTTGGACAGCCCCGAGCCCAGGTAGAGGCGGAAGACGAGCATCCGCCACGCGAACACCTCCAGGGCGGAGGGCTCCCGGAGTCCCGCCCCCGGCCGCCACCCCGCCGGAGCGGTCAGCACCGCCAGCAGCCCCATCTCCAGGAGCAGCGCGTCCCACTGGAAGGAGAGGAACTCCCGCCCCACGGACACGTAGGACAGGTAGAGCGCCCACAGCCCCGCCAGCGAGGCCTGGGGCGCCAGGCCCAGCATCACCGCCAGGGACAGGGCCTGCCCGGCGCGAATGCCCCGCACCAGGGCCGCGTCGGACGCATCCCGCCAGAACACCGTGGGCAGCTTCAGGTAGCGCTCGCGGCCCAACGCGACCAGCCGGGGCGAGCCGAGCAGATCCTTCACGGGCAGGATGCCCCGCGAGCCATGCAGCCCCAACACCTGCCGGCCCAGGGAGGTGAAGGCAATGAAGTAGATGCCCCCCAGGGCCACCAGGAACGCCTGCCTCACGCGCCGGTGCTGGGGCGGCGCCACGGACCGCTCCACCCACCGCGCCAGCACCCCTCCCCCACGTGCCCGCGGGGGCCGCGGCCCCTCCCAGAAGGGCAGGGAGCCGAGCATCCGGAAGAACACCTGGGCACCTCGGGGACTGACAGCACGCATGGGGGCCTCCTCCGTCCTCCACCAAACCTGGGAGCGACACTCCTCCGTGCCACCCTCACGAGTCCCCCGCTCCCGAAGGGCCCAGGCGACCGAGCCGGGCTCCACTCCGCGCGCGGGTGCCTAGCTTTGCTCCATGAGCCAGCCCAAGAAACGAGCCAGACGGACCGAGCAGGTGGTTCCCGGAATCCACCGCTGGAGTGTCGAGGATGATCGGATCGGCGGCGTGCACAGCGAGGCCTACGCCGTGGTGTCCGACGACGGCGCCGTCACCCTCATCGATCCCCTCCCCATCACCTCGGACGCCCTGAACGCCCTGGGCCGGGTGGAAGCCATCGTGCTCACCGCGGGCAACCACCAGCGCGCGGCGTGGTCCCTGCGCAAGACGTTTGGCGCTCCCGTCTGGGCCCCGCTGGACGCCCATGGCCTGGAGGACTCGCCCGATGCCACCTACACCAACGGGGACAACCTTCCCGGGGGCCTCGTGGCCTACCACACGCCCGGCCCCGCCGAGGTCATGTTCACCCTCTGGAAGGAGCGGCCCCGGAGCGTCGTCTTCCTCTCCGACCTGCTCACCCATGACGAGCAGGGCACGCCCCGCTTCGTCGACAGCCAGTACCAGGACGACCCCGCCCGCACGCGCGCGAGCGTGCGGCGCATCCTCGAGCACCTGCCGGTGGAAGTCGTCTGCTTCGCCCACGGCCGCCCCATCCTCCACGACGGAGCGGCCGCGCTGCGCCAGGCCCTGAGCGAGGACTCCGAGTTCCCCGCCCCCATGGGGCCGTGAGACGGAAGAAGGCCCGCGAGCAGCCCCGCGGGCCTCGTCTTCCACTCAGGGCGCCGACGTCAGGGCCGGCGGCAGACCATCCAACACACACAGGTTGGTGGTCTCCTCGCAGAAGATGGGGAACGCGGGATCCAACGTCGAGCCCTGCCGCACCGCCCGGCAGAGGTTCTCATCGCGAACGGGGGGCGTGCCGGCTTCGCACTTGATGGCGGGGAACACGCCCACCGCCTCGTACGTGGCGGTGCAGTCCCCTTCCGAGTAGGTCAGCTCCGCCACCCACTGCGTGCCAGGGATGGCCGCCCGGCCCTGAACGCGCACGTTGCTCCACCGGTAGACGCGCTCCACCCCGTCCACCACCTGCCGCGCCTCGCTCATCGCCGGCACGGTGCAGACGTTGTCGTCGGACGGGTACTCGGAGGTGAACGGCCCCGAGGCCGACACCGCCACCGGCGCGCTGGGGGTGCCCGTCACCAGCGAGGCGGCGTTGAAGTAGACGGTGGGCGGGGTGCCGGAGTTGGGGATGCGGAAGGCCTGCGCCCCCACGATCTCCGCCTTCTTCTGGGCGCAGATGCCCGAGCCCGTCTTCAAGACATAGCGCACGGCGTGGTCGCCACGGCCCACGGTGCACTGGGGAGCGGGCTGTCCGACGTCACAGGCGCCCAACAGGGCCATGCATCCAACGGAGAACGTCCAGGTGGCGAGGAGTCGTTGTGTCTTCATGGTGTGTGGCTCCGGACTCAGAACGCCACGCGCGCGCCGATGCGGACGCTGCGCGGTGCCTGGTAGGAAATGGGCTTGCCGTAGTTGGGATTGAGGGTCGCCGGCTGGCCCGCGCGGTTCTTCAGCTCCGCCAGGGGCGTGCCATCCGTGATCGCCTCGACGTTGTCGAAGGTGTAGTTCTGATCCCGGCCGGTGACGGCCTGGAAGTTGAACAGGTTGAAGGCGTCCAGGGTGATGGTGCCGGTGAGACCCCGGCCGAGCTTGTAGTTGAAGCCCACGTGCGCATCCACGTTGTGCACCCAGGGCAGCCGGCCACCACTGCCGCGCGGCAGGATGTACGTGAAGCCCGCGCCGTAGATGTACTGCGAGCCCGTCACGTTGAGCGGCGTGCCCGACTGGGCGCGGTACGACAGGCCCACGTCCAGGCTCGTCACGCTCGACAGGAGGAACTCGCGCGAGCCGAACAGCTTGAGGTTGTGGGTGCGGTCCGACGCGAGCGGGCCCACCTTGTTCTGCGTCATGGAGACCAGGTCGAACTCCGAGGTGACGTTGGGCGCGAGCTGGCCGTTGTCCGGGCGGTAGAGGCCCGGGTAGTTGCCACGCAGAGAGGACCAGGTGTAGCTGGCCTGCGCGAGCCACAGGTCCGCGAACGCCTTGGTGAGGTAGACGGACACCGCGTCGTAGTCGCGAATGGCCTTGGGGAACGCGGCGCCGATGCCCCGGCCCGGGTTGCCGATGAAGTAGTTGGTCGCCTCGTTGATGGACATGTCCTCGATGACGTCGTTCATCGTGCGCCGCACGTAGCTGACTCCCAGCGTGGCGCGCGGGAGCACCTCGTACTCACCGCCCAGGGTGATTTCGTCCGAGGACTGGGGCCGCAGCTCGGGGTCCACCGGGCTGTTGATGGCGAAGGTCTGCCCGTTGTAGCGCGTCACCGCGGTGGACGGAGCACCCGACACCGTCGACAGGTTGCGCGAGTCACGGCACTCCGTGTACGGCGCGGCCTGGGTGAGCGGATCGCACCCGGGGCCTCCCGCCGCCGTGGCGGCACGGCTGCGCGTGGCGGTCAGGCGGGTGACGTTGGAGAACTGGGAGTTGATCATCGCCAGCACGCCGTTCTGGTAGTAGCGCGCGTAGGTGGCGAACAGCTTGGAGCGGCCCGTGCGGGTGAAGTCATAGATGAGACCCACGCGCGGGGAAACCTGGTTGGGCAGCGCGAAGGCCACGTTGCCCCCGTTGCCATAGATGGTCTGGGTGTCGTAGCGCAGGCCCGCGTTGAGGGTGACCCGGTCCAGGATGCTCCAGCTGTCCTGCAGGAAGAGGCCCAGGGCATCGGCGCGCGTGAAGGTGGGCACGCTCGCCTGGACGACCGGCTGATCCGGTCCCTTGAGGTAGCCGAAGGAGCGGAAGTCCGAGAAGCTCCTGCCGTCGGTCGACTCGTTGTAGAGCACGCCGCCCGAATAGGCGCGCTCGTCCTGGTTCGTCATCACCTCGACGTCGGCGCCCGCCTTGATGACGTGGTGGCCGAGCGCGGTGAGCAGCAGGGTGCCCACGGCGTTGGCCTGATAGCGCTCCACCGTGCGGTCCAGCAGGAAGCCGGGGCCGCCCAGGAAGTAGCGCGACACGGGGCAGCGCACGGCGTTGGTCGTGCCCGCGGGATCACACACGGAGGGGTCCGGCAGCGTCTCGAAGTCGTTGATGGAGTAGTAGCTCGGCGCGGCACTCGTGCCGGTGCGGCGCATGTCGAACTGGGGGATGCCCGACAGGCCCGTGGTCTGCCCAATGCCACTGCCATCCACCGGCAGCGAGGTGTCGCGCTGATGGTGCCAGCCCACGTTGGCATCCAGGAGCACGCGCTTGTCCAGGAAGGACGAGGACAGCTTGAGCGCGATGTCGCGCGTGTCCTGCGTGTAGATGTGCGCGAGCGTGTCGTAGCTGCCGTTGATGATGTTGCCGGAGGTGGTCTCCGTCTCCACGAGCCCGCTGTCGAGGTTGTAGCCGAAGCGGCCGTTGCCTCCCGAGCCGCTCGGCGTTCCCGTCACCGACAGGGTGAGGCCGTGGTCGGGATGCACCTGCCAGGTGAGCTTGCCGATGTACTGCACCGAGCGCTGGTCGGCGAAGTAGCGCTGGAAGGTGCCGGGAATGGGCTCCGTCTGGGAGAAGCCCTCGGCGTTCTTCACCGGCTTGCCATCCTCGCCGAGCACGAAGACGTTGAGGTTGCGATTGAGCGCGCGGCGGGTGAAGGAAGGCGCCACGCCCGCGAAGAACCACAACTTGTCCTTGACGATGGGGCCACCCAGGGTGGCGCCAAAGTCTCCCAGGTTCCACAGCCGCTGCGTCGTGGTGATGACGCTGCCCTCGGCCGCCACGCGCGTGGGCGTGCCCTCGAAAACCCCCGGGGTGAGGTTGCCGAACACCGAGCCATGGAACTCATTGGAGCCGGACTTGGTGACGGCCGTCATCACGCCACCCGTGGAGCGGCCGAACTCCGGCATGAAGCCACCGGTGATGACGTTCACCTCCTGGATGAACTCGACCGACAGGGGCGAGCCCAGCGTGCCGAGCGCGGGGTTGTTCGTGGACAGGCCATCCACCTGGAAGCCGTTCTCCGGCGAGCTGGTGCCATTGAGCGACACGCCATAGGAGTCCGTGCTGGAGCCGGGGGCGAACTCGGCGAGGCTCTCGAAGGAGCGCGACGCGGAGCCCTTGCTCCCGGGGCGCACCGTGGCCAGCCGGTTGATGAGCTCCGAGTCCACGTTCACGCCCGTGCGCGCCGAGCCCACGTCCACCGAGGGCGGCGTGCCCGACACCTCCACCGTCGTGGAGAAGGTATCCGGCAGCAGCTCCGCGTTGAGGCGGATGGTGCGGTTGAGGCGCAGGGTGATGTCCGTGCGCGAGTAGGGCTGGAAGCCCTCGCTGTCGAAGCGCAGGGTGTAGACACCCGGAGGCAGTTGCGGAATGAGGTAGAGCCCCGTCTTGTCGGTGACGACGGTCTGCTCTCCCTGGAGGCT
Above is a window of Cystobacter fuscus DNA encoding:
- a CDS encoding lipase maturation factor family protein, translating into MRAVSPRGAQVFFRMLGSLPFWEGPRPPRARGGGVLARWVERSVAPPQHRRVRQAFLVALGGIYFIAFTSLGRQVLGLHGSRGILPVKDLLGSPRLVALGRERYLKLPTVFWRDASDAALVRGIRAGQALSLAVMLGLAPQASLAGLWALYLSYVSVGREFLSFQWDALLLEMGLLAVLTAPAGWRPGAGLREPSALEVFAWRMLVFRLYLGSGLSKLQSGDRTWRELTACDVYYETAPLPTRAGWAAHQLPRRVQRYSTLSVLALETVFPFLVFAPRPLRLLAFWFLSGLQGVILVTGNYGFFNAQSLALGLWLLDDAALGRVLPVPPPARPRALWRTAVAALSVAPPLALGALELLGRFDRPRRVPDWLAWLEQRARPLRAVNGYGLFAVMTVRRPEISLEGSEDGRTWREYPFRYKVGSLDEAPRWVAPHQPRLDWQMWFAALGSPPAWLLALIVRLLEGSPEVEGLFAGNPFPGQRPRFIRAVLYDYRMTDRETRRRTGAWWTRERTGLYLPPVSLAPPGATYRLAWAAEA
- a CDS encoding Ig-like domain-containing protein, with protein sequence MSARSLLLLSSLVLGGCRSAPATLSLAMPESRPLHKQGESVVLEAIALDAAGNPVEDADLRWVSSAPDVASVVDGVVVARKSGRATIAAAAGKVRASVEVQVSIPSQLDIRVAGADFLTAGNSIAISAVVKNELGKPLVDVPPQWESSDETVARVENGRLIGVSPGQVTITVTVPPLSRRLPVQVVRSDFARMEVEPTHVIFAKPGQTQQLRARTFNNRSIALSDVPVTWYSSDWSVATVSPTGQVTAVGPGRTVVTATAGRRKAAAEVVFEVKTASR
- the traA gene encoding outer membrane exchange protein TraA, yielding MAALMVVLLVAVGVEAHAEQLPTVVIDPYPLAPPPSQPGTGLCTASRVSTNPAADFPTSNAGFNFGVNTFLDTPPDASNPNARVSSVLRTLFDLSNNNDTGLKLSYGDFENAAPGCRSGGCDFIANDTSTAFATRLRGYFHVTSDMVGLPVHFGFYADDAVAFTIYDKRSRAYPVINRPPVLGAATWRTTNSVTFLKEGLYAVEILYTEVTEHAALEMSVFVGTFSDFERKANEPPIVKLKDAGFALVSPVSLYQTETGRPSYPDLGYCQQCNRQFANTSGNNGCDPSYYCNGAALCAPCDSAFYCGPSCSPCGGNTPNCVNRNGTFTCVQCTEDSQCPGGRCDPITNQCGGCNTDAQCPGGQHCDTEQHECRECITDEHCGRGQSCTNNTCQSCSTNDSCAGTSCNCCPQGLQCASPSPGAPPSCVECTNDTQCSDGKRCDIANGRCVAQVAECNTSERCGSQCAKCPTDRPYCLDGQVCVTCRTDLECGDGKFCLSGECASCTTNNRCGSRCEACPAESPICLTDGTPTGSSCVGCTEDSHCGPGGTCDPVSRTCSTPTCSVTCAEGALCNGDSCVECFVDAHCPCGGTCDTATNQCTSSCKTSNDCLGVEYCSAVTLECERGRRKPGTETQGGAPCCGATGETPPSGLALLLLAAAFLLRRSRGVA
- a CDS encoding GTPase, translating into MNDLAPLRTALESALSLLPSPEHFVEEGDADTARRLHERLRRDLLPRLGGTDAPLLLVAIAGPNNVGKSTLFNALVGTPLSPARPEGGLTKQCLAAAHPDTWTGALRDFLTRRYDIVLVAPGETAPVDQPGPAGRLYLVLADAVPRGLVVMDTPDFDSVYRDNRERAEALLVTVDVLVFVVSRQTYQNAALVDFLRTAVGHGHPYLLVYNEATREETARGHLEKLAADVGHPALARYLAPHQPEVEAGEKPLATHPLDGGPSLSALLGKPEHTRALKARALEASLRDARADMERLAEASTRAAREPERLRRRLRHELLGVGRAAALKAVPADVLVEAFRDELDARSAFHRYVRLPFRGLATALTFLSRQVRRSFTGPEPTTAPVAQATEDTLRDGVRRLVEGLAPEVAAWRGEAATRELLAQTLGPATLARLDEPLDVEGLQSRPEEREGLYGFCRGLVAQELHGGAREEMLQTLATLVYSVPSGAAAAVTVATGGLGHDAVIWAGTLLSTPLLERFVDLLGADLRERVTQRWADSHGALLAQALEQRFFAPLLGALDTQVAGWERTATTLSETTSRISFTRGVVSDPSRMM
- a CDS encoding helix-turn-helix domain-containing protein, producing MDKKLAKTIGEAARSARLRAQLTQADVAEMVDLVTEVYGRIERGGMVPSVPTLLRLCRALRISADELLGLSGPDGALKLSEPPNEQGEKPEVRAVLRVLRQLDSGQIKLLGRLAVALKKE
- the traB gene encoding outer membrane exchange protein TraB, yielding MSRLAPLLLVLLLTRAASAQDVRFDVQAFRPSGAPQDLVGVGQSRPLSHLSVSGGAYLNFMLDPLVLVAAGTNARSVSLVGNRLQLDVMASVGLYNWVEVGVDMPLVLFQGSDNLEAIGTEGFIQSFTPADLRLTAKAAIPGLRRSAEGNGFGGALTLGMSLPTGLQDAFASDGSVTWSPGLVTDYRFESGVLLAFNAGFWLRPTRQFINTLWGNSLTFGLGAEVPILRANGITAMGMLTGSTPLEKLLNQPQALPTEFLVGLRWYTGLGLTFTVGGGGGCGCSPTSPTLRLFTSIIWVPAKTREWEAIQRFKEPPEPPLPPPPPVDPDGDSVIGEGDRCPNAPGPVENGGCPDTDRDGDSVVDRLDPCPVLAAGPRGRNGCPLARIEGNKIVILDQVHFATDQDVILPESFPILEEVAQELLAHEEIQRVLVEAHTDARANDAYNFDLSRRRSVSVQNFLLDSGIAVERLCSAGFGRSRPLTANDSEANMALNRRVEFTILPPAEGALPPCPPDPAAGWQVPPTKKGGKRSAPAGSR